One genomic segment of Mycolicibacterium gilvum includes these proteins:
- a CDS encoding chromosome condensation protein CrcB, translated as MPGRHRRSSTQPLALIVGGTAGALVRYAVTATWPTPREMLVSTVVTVFVAFVVAAYVLAHGPKSPLQFAVLGLCGSVASLSAWAVLTISTTMKISLAVLTLTPTAAVAGLVCGLLCARVAAR; from the coding sequence GTGCCGGGTCGCCATCGTCGTTCGTCGACGCAACCGTTGGCTTTGATCGTGGGCGGCACCGCGGGTGCACTGGTGCGTTACGCGGTCACGGCGACCTGGCCGACGCCCCGCGAGATGCTCGTGTCCACGGTGGTGACCGTCTTTGTCGCGTTCGTGGTGGCCGCGTATGTCCTCGCCCACGGCCCGAAGTCGCCGCTGCAGTTTGCGGTGCTGGGATTGTGCGGCAGCGTGGCGAGCCTGAGCGCGTGGGCGGTGCTCACGATCAGCACGACCATGAAGATCTCACTCGCCGTGCTGACTCTGACGCCTACGGCGGCGGTGGCGGGGCTGGTGTGCGGGCTATTGTGCGCGCGGGTGGCGGCGCGGTGA
- a CDS encoding GtrA family protein gives MSFADATIRRLPGPIRPYAERHHELIKFAIVGATTFVIDSAIFFTLKLTILEPKPVTAKIIAGIVAVIASYILNREWSFRDRGGRERHHEALLFFGVSGVGVLLSMAPLWVSSYVLMLRVPMVSLMTENIADFISAYIIGNLLQMAFRFWAFRRFVFPDEFARNPEKALESTLTGGGLAEALEDEYELRHPHGPEPKDNVTPMRTSRRRRSHRQRNDSDEPRVSKTS, from the coding sequence GTGTCCTTTGCCGATGCGACGATCCGCCGCCTCCCCGGCCCGATCCGTCCCTACGCCGAACGGCACCATGAGCTCATCAAGTTCGCAATCGTCGGTGCGACGACATTCGTCATCGACTCGGCCATCTTCTTCACGCTGAAGCTGACGATCCTCGAGCCGAAGCCCGTCACGGCGAAGATCATCGCCGGCATCGTCGCGGTGATCGCGTCCTACATCCTCAACCGGGAATGGAGCTTCCGCGATCGCGGCGGCCGCGAGCGTCACCACGAGGCGCTGCTGTTCTTCGGGGTCAGTGGAGTCGGCGTGCTGCTCAGCATGGCGCCGCTGTGGGTGTCGAGCTATGTGCTGATGCTGCGCGTGCCGATGGTGTCGCTGATGACGGAGAACATCGCGGACTTCATCTCCGCTTACATCATCGGCAACCTGCTGCAGATGGCGTTCCGGTTCTGGGCGTTCCGGCGCTTCGTCTTCCCCGACGAGTTCGCGCGCAACCCGGAGAAGGCGCTGGAGTCGACGCTCACCGGTGGCGGTCTCGCCGAGGCGCTGGAAGACGAGTACGAGTTGCGGCATCCCCACGGCCCGGAGCCGAAGGACAACGTGACGCCGATGCGGACGTCGCGACGTCGCCGTAGCCACCGTCAACGCAACGACTCCGACGAGCCGAGGGTGTCAAAGACCTCGTAA